The window AATAACATTTCATATGTGGAACATACAATCACTACTATGTGAAACATTATACTGATAAAAAGTAAGCAATTTTATAGCGATACTAACTCTTCGTCGTTCATCCACTTTGGCGAATAAGTCGTTCAGGTGAGCAATACAGTTGTCCCGATACTCTTCAACCTGTTCTTTCGTCGTTCCTGTTCTATCTGTTTCTTCCTCATTCTCTGTGCCTTCACTATCGTTGGCCTCAAGACTAGCAATGTTCCGGTCGGCATCCTGGATGATCAATTGATTAAGGTAAGATTGCAGTTCAATATCTTGCGCCACCCTTTGTTCTTCCCGCAATTGAAAACGCCGTTTTCTTGCCTGCCTCAGCATAGCTGTCACATCATCTCCATAATTCAACTTTTGTTCTTTGGCTAGATCCACCGCTAAACATGACACAACAATTGATGTTAGCCTTAGCATTTCTACAATGGTGTGAAGTATCATCGTGGAAAGAATACCAGGTGAGCCATTGCGCATGTCATCGATCCGGCCAGTGAGCGGTCAAATTGTTGAGCAAGAATGTAGCCaacgtttttaaaaatcatagCATACACATAGCATATTTACATGCACTGAGTTACGTGCTATAAGTTACTAATTCTCGTAACTTGCGCTATTTGCCAAAAGGTAAACGGGTCGCATCTTTATGAGCACGGAGTCACGTGTCATGAGTCCGTGATAATCAGTAATACTCTCTACGGATCATGCCGTGCACCTTATTCAAGCAACCGAAGTTACAGCTTTCATTTCAGGTTGAGCACTGTATCCCGCCACGACCATCTAAAACGTCAAAATAAATAGTATTCGGATGACTATGGCAGGTTACGATGTTCAATCTGAACATAAGCTGTACTCTGATTGCTTGAATAAGGCACACGCATCGTTCTAAAGATAGCAAAACTCATAGCATATCCAGCTATTGGCTCAGTCATGTGGGATGCATAAACCGAGTCGAATTTGGACCACGAGGCTCAAGCTGGCAGCTGAaattagcagccaaacgttctAATGTTCACTCGAATAAAGTAGTGAAgtccgaaaatcaaaattttttaaaatacctTGAACCCCCAATATTTTCACAGATTTATGAGTATAAGActaaactatatttttctatttccaaaaagttgAACACGTTTCGCTGCTAACTCTGACTGCTAGTTTCAACTTCATATTTGGACCCTGTATTGTCATACCTGATATTCTTGTTACTATGATAAAGTATGTATATGTGCTGAAAGGTGGATGGGGAAAGTAACTGAGAGGCTAAAGTTAGTTACgttaacgaaaagaaaaatctgggaaaaaattgtcctagtaaaaattttagaacGACTTTCAAAAAGTcggcttttcaaaatatcaatgtgttttgtttattataatttattgaatttcaaacaatcctGAATGTGCGAGGTAACGATTGTTGCTAATCATGCATTGTGTAGTActgttactaacttcaacctcataaGTAACTGACTGCCAACACTTGCAGTGGCGAATCTGATCCTTAACTCTTTGACTTTTAACGATGTGATAAATCGCGTACCTACAacaaatttcagataatttggctaattataaaatgttactcaaagtataaaaattagaagaatATTTTCGAGGTAGTGAGTTTGCATGAGTATTATCCTCTCCCGTTTTGGATGCATACCCCAAGGCCGAACAGGATGTAAGATGAACCAAAATCATCATTGCAGTCAAATATTCTGATacaaataaaacttttaataGATTTTTATCACTGGGATTTATAAGTCTGAAATGCAAGGTGCAAATGATCCCAAAGATGTGAACTGCtaaggaatttaaaaaaaaaacggtttcTGGCACAGACTCAAATGTCAAACAATACAGAAAAATAACCACTGTAGAATGAAGTTACGAAACAATGTATACAGAGTTAACATAAAAACGTATAATTGacttttgaaatgaaaaatatatctccCAAATTATTGGACACTCATGTAGTACTTCCATGTGAAGTAATTCCTTTTTGCTTAGTTATCAACATTTTAATAtattaagggggtattctagtctAGAGGCCCGAATTTCGAGCATTTTTTGacggtgaataaaataaaagctattgatatttttattatccattttttcatcatttatttatttatatattaagaGCACACAAAATggatttaaaaacaaaaaaataaattttcatggaaTTATGCGTCCTTGAAGTGGAAGGGGAAAATAAAAGGCAGTATCCTCGTCGCCACGATTTCTACCCTTGTGGtcatcagaaaaaaaaaaaaaaaaagattattaatctacataaatgcagctatcgtactaaccaaaaaaaagtttttttttgccaaattacggctgtccgaaaaaaataatacgttttttttgacttttttggacgtttctgaattttttaaaaatagtaaaaattattatttcgataTAATAATGGTTCGTGCGATAGAGACATGtattgagaagattctcaccaaatttcaagtaaatcggttcaatagaacttgagaaatcatgtcaaccgttttgaaaaatgtagttttgagaaaaacgcgtttaaagtattcgttccagccgagccagtattgaagacgtgtcactaaaatagctatatctctgaaaataattgaaattttgacttgtcctTTCAAGGACACATTCTTAAAaggttaagctttgaaaatataaaaaaaaaaaaaaatcgattttttcaaatttctacactagaatacccccttaagaCACAACGTAAGGATTTGGTCtaaaaaatacgtaaattttcaacattttgttGACAGCGGTGTTAGAAGGACAAGGTCGGCTTTTTACACACAGATAGTACAAGGTCTTACAGAGATTCGGtgttttttatcgaaatatatgaattgaaaatggatttattgttaatacaaaaaaaaaacatatttggCCTCGGTGTGGTCCAACAGCATGGACTATTGTAGCTGTTACAGTGAtcagaaatcaaaaaaaccgACGATGTACTTTTAGAAAAGCAATAAAACTGTAGAATGACcaaatattgtgtaagaaaTTGTAAAATGGGAACAACATGGTGAcccagtgaaaaaaaattttggttttcGACAATAAAAACGACCCCAATAGTTTGTTAGTAACAAATGAATGAACATTTTGTAAGTCCAATCGGTCATTTTACAGAAAATGTTGTAATCGTGGAACTGACCAAATTTGAAGTCAATTGGACAAATAAATTTCGGGATCTGATCCACGCCGTTGGACCACACGCCGTTGAATATCTTTTTTGTATTAACAATGAATCAGTTgttaattgatattttttaatgtaaTAAAACTGAAACTTAAAAGAAACTATAACATTATAATATCATACCATTATTGCAACATTGTGTGCTtcaaaacagaattttttcacgtgCAATATTTATGCAAATTTTAAGTATTTTAGTGAAAGTACCACATGTACAGCGTAACTTTGTCCCACTTCAATCAGTAaattgattttcgaaattggtttaataataagtaaaattcataatttgaaaataagcGAGAATTTAGAAAGCTACTACCATTTTTGAGGATAATATAATTATCTACACAATTATATCCATTTAATAGCGTACTTAcgattatttataaacaagAAACTGGAATAAGTATGTATTTTCAACTTCCTACTTATCTTTTTCTAAGTTATAATAaactcaaaaatgaaaaatacagtttttacTAGATCTCCGCGTTTCAACATCTAATGAATTACCGGGCAcaggaaaacaaattcgaactcactggtgatgagagaaattaacgacaacagagtcagggcggctaggtggtctagtggagtaaggctccggtcaagcatctctaggcgccaggttcgattcctggctccgttgttaatttttcgaaatcaccaatttttcgaatttaaattgattgacaaaatgattcatttttgGATTGATGAAGAGTGTGCGTGCGTACGTATGcgtgtgtgagtgtgtgtgagagagagagagagaataaaataaattggaatagaaaaattgaaataaaaatttcgtttgatGTTTTATAAGCTCAAAACATATCTGATCGTGAGTGAGGAATTCTGAGTTTGACCTATCTAAGTCGGTGAGATTAACCActtgttttataaattatttaaatggaaaatagtTACATAATGTGAGGCACCTCCTACTCTTGAGCCGAGCATCCAGTACCTTGGGCGGATGTTTTGTACATCacttttaaaattacaaaggCACTCAATAAACTAGTCTGAGAGTAGTCATCCAGATTCGAATTGTAAGCAGAAACCAATAACTAACATgaggaataaattattcaagaatATATCTTATGTACAGGACAATGCAAAAAACTGCATCATATCACGTACATTGGGTAAGAACTCAAGTACAGTGACACAagtataaaagtataaaacaTATGTAGGTCAATGATGTAAGAGAAATATGCTCAGAGACTGAGAAAATGACAATGACACTGACAAGCGCACCAGACAAGGCGTTGGAAGAGGCAATACTAACTCGAAAATAATAAAGCATACATGGTACAAATGATCAAAAGCCTAGATAGTGTGCAGCAAATAGAAGAAGCTGTCATTGTAGGCATCAACGAAAACAAAGTGATGAAGATCTCGCTTAATGCTATAAAAGAATCCaccatgaaattttattgtgacaaAATTGATGATTTCCTGTAGAAAATAACAGATTATGGTAacgcaaataaaattttttaaccaatgaTCACAAAGCTTAAGAAGTGACATTTATAAACAACAAAAAGATGCGAGATGCTCATTGCTAaagtaaaatgtataaaaaataacgagatCAAAATAGTCAGTATACCAGTCGCTAAATTACAACTTGAGAAGAGTAATTTGCAACATTGCCAAAGCAATCCAGGCAAAGAATGTCAACGCAAACATCGTCAATATGTAGTAGTCGGAGAGCTGGTGAATCagagctacaaaaaaaattgagaaaatttgaaaaaatgtatgcagCTGAATCTCAGTGTATATGTTAACAATCCTTAGTCAGTTAGCGAGATTATAGGATACCTGACCATGGTTATCTAGTGAATATGCAAAAATGATCGGTCCAGTGCAAAATCCGAGGAGAGGCTGAAAATTGGTATACTGGTGTATTGAAACATCACGCATGCACATACACTAGCTAGTTCGTTTGATGCCAGGATAGGGCTTAGTCAGTCAGCATTTTGATGATGCGCGAAACCAGACAACGTGCCAGGTATTCGTGTTGTAAGATTTCCttctaatatttatttttagtaCAGTGTTATCTACAAGACATTAAATGAACAAAATCTTACTCACAAAATTATAACGAATGCGACGAAGTAACCTAAGCGTTGGTGGTTATAAGGAGCAGTCAAGGTAAGTTCTACTACTTCAAACAGTCTGGTTCTACTGCAGTTAATCTAAACTCTATTCACacaaaatgtatattatttctATAACAATTATACTGAAGCCTAAGAtatctcgttttttggttatCGTTCAGTAAAATCCGTACCGTTGTTTAAAGAGAAAGAattaaagagagagagagaggtttAAATGTATCGCAGCCGCCTTGAATGgtttttaaattgataaatggattttcaatattcttaaaattctttatatatttattgaccGTTATTACTAATACCGCTCGTTACACCAAACTACTTATACTGCTTCTGTAAGTATTAAATTACTTTGGATAAACGCCCGGGGGAATGTGAGCATGTTCCATGCCTTGCACTGTAACCTGTATGCATGCTACCTAGGGTGTAGCCTATTTTCGGGCATCATCAAAATGCTGACTGAATAGGTCGAGTCCCGGAATTAGAGTGACTAACAAGTGGATGTGTATCCCTAATGCTTCAATACACCagtatacaaattttcagctttttttaagattttgcACGCTACTCGTCATTTTTACATATTCAGTAGGTGTCCCAGAACATCGCTGACTGACCGAGAATTCTTTAAACTACATGaatttattcagattttctcaattttttgtaGCCTTGAGCCACCAGCTAGCGGACTATATAAATCTGCAAAAACAGCGAGATCTGGAAAGGAAGGAAGATTACTGAAACATGGTGCTTGAGCATGGATACACATCAGCGGTTATTACACCAATACACGAGACTGAAACAAGCAGTACATGTATGGATCACATATACAGGGTGAGTCAGTTAAAACGGCCAGAATGGGAGGAGCTCAGTTGACGGATCAGGCCATACCCCTTAGCAAATCTGGAGCGAGTCAATTGAAATACCGAGAATGGGAGGAGCTTTGTTGACGGATTAGGCCATAGCCCGCGTGTTGATATCAAAGTAAAGTTTGCAGTCTGCGTACAGATATTCAGTGGTAATACGAAATAAAGTAACGATATGACAACAAGTGACGGATCATAATAAGAGTTTATTCCCTCACTTGGTGTCATATCGTGActttatttcatattataaCAGATATCAACACGCGGGCCATGGCCTAATCCGTCAACAAAGCTCCTCCCATTCTCGGTATTTCAATTGACTCGCTCCAGATTCGCTAAGGGGTATGGCCTGATCCGTCAACTGAGCTCCTCCCATTCTGGCCGTTTTAACTGACTCACCCTGTATGTTAAAGGAGACACTACCAAAGAAATAACAGCAGCAGTATTACCAACGAAGATTGAGTCCCATAGAAGCGTACGGCCTGCAGGCTATTTGAAGCAAGAAAAGTTGGGGTGCTCGGACGAGCTATCCCCCCAACAGCTAGGTGTCGCTAGTGGCGCCTTAGCTTGTGTGGCTCACATACAGCGCTCTATACTAATGCGAACAGTGTCGGTGTGTTGGCTCCGACTGGCAAGTTGGGGTGATCGTGCTAACTCTCTACTGTCGACCGACGGTAGAGCCATCTTACGGATTTACGAGTCGCGGAAAGTTTTGCTTCAAGCGGCCCATAAGCCGTACGCTTCTATGTGACTTGATCTTCGTTGGTATTGCAGACGATGACCACGGATCACTACACGACCATAATCAAGATTGCAAATGATATGATGAAGTAACTTTATTATGGACTCATACAACCTGTGATATAATATCGAACAACAGTCTGggaaattgtgtaaaaaataagcCATTGACCATCTGTAAGTGGTCCAAGATCTACAGAAAATAGCAAACATCCCAAACATCAGGTAGACATATCTAGCAAACATAATGATAAGGCtcaaaaaaaatcgactgAAAACTGAGGAAAGAAAAGTACAGTAGGAATATATAACTCGGGCTAGCGTACAAGGACATCTTGTACATCAAAGGGTTGACACAACCAGAACACATTGCCATAAAAAAAGGAttgcagtaatttttttttcagtttttataaGGAGGATGAAGGAACTGAACGGAATATTTATTATGAGATTAAGTTTTTTAAAATAGTTTCAGTAAACAGGCTTCCGAATAGCTAATTGACTCTGCAAGTTAATTTACTGTGCAAGATTCGGGATGTACAATTACCTACATGTATAATAGGTCGATTTCTATATAACAGTCATGAATCTTTAGAGATAAAAATTACGCATGGCTCAAGAGTTCATTTACACGCTAGTCAATTGTGCTTAGTCTTAAATTCAACAATcataatttaaatattcttagggtacataattttgaaaacgaatATGAGCTGTTACCTCTCTGAAGATGCTTGACAGCTTCGTCAAATAGTTCCAGTTCAAGAAGTGCTTGGCCTAGGAAAAAATGACCCTTGACTAGACAGGGATCTATATCAAGAGCTCTTCGACAGTCTTGGCAGGACGAGTCCCATCGTTTGAGTTTGAGGTGGCACAAGGCACGATTTGTGAAATATGTAGCTTGAGTTGGATTTTTGATCTATAACAAAATATAGTGAATAATTGTCTTTGAGCACTGATGTGAACCTTCATTCAGGTGGAGACTCAAGTCGAAAACTGAACCAATGGTCACGATAAAATGTTAGCATTTGTGGTGACTATTGTACACCTCTATGTTTTGGAAGAATCCTCTGCACATCACGCAGCACAAAGCGCACAATTATCTGTGGCATAAGAACTTCGTCATCCACTTGATCCTAAATCAGGTTATTCCACTAATACAAAACTGCACATGTATTCAAAAGTCACAAGGTTCAAGTTTGcaacattaaaataaaacccTGAACAAAAAATCACTCTTATGATCAGAATGATTTTATGGTAgctaaatttgcaaaatatgaaCACGTTCGGCTTCATTATGGTATATCTAATGTTAGACAATTCTAGAGCAacggaataataattttttctc is drawn from Neodiprion fabricii isolate iyNeoFabr1 chromosome 3, iyNeoFabr1.1, whole genome shotgun sequence and contains these coding sequences:
- the LOC124178367 gene encoding E3 ubiquitin-protein ligase CHIP isoform X2; this encodes MTKSKRYWIIISRIKNPTQATYFTNRALCHLKLKRWDSSCQDCRRALDIDPCLVKGHFFLGQALLELELFDEAVKHLQRAVDLAKEQKLNYGDDVTAMLRQARKRRFQLREEQRVAQDIELQSYLNQLIIQDADRNIASLEANDSEGTENEEETDRTGTTKEQVEEYRDNCIAHLNDLFAKVDERRRVREVPDYLCGKISFEILQEPVITPSGITYERKDIEEHLQRVGHFDPVTRVRLTQDQLIPNLSMKEVVDAFLQENEWALDY
- the LOC124178367 gene encoding E3 ubiquitin-protein ligase CHIP isoform X1; this translates as MSKMYSTTNLSDKELKEQGNRLFNLHKYEDAASCYTKAIIKNPTQATYFTNRALCHLKLKRWDSSCQDCRRALDIDPCLVKGHFFLGQALLELELFDEAVKHLQRAVDLAKEQKLNYGDDVTAMLRQARKRRFQLREEQRVAQDIELQSYLNQLIIQDADRNIASLEANDSEGTENEEETDRTGTTKEQVEEYRDNCIAHLNDLFAKVDERRRVREVPDYLCGKISFEILQEPVITPSGITYERKDIEEHLQRVGHFDPVTRVRLTQDQLIPNLSMKEVVDAFLQENEWALDY